The Amphiura filiformis chromosome 13, Afil_fr2py, whole genome shotgun sequence genome segment GACCACCTTGAAATGTTCTTCAGTCGAGTACAAAGACGCCGTGGTTTGAACAATTAAATGGTCTCTGATATGAATATAAACGAAAAACTCCATCATGCCTGCAAAAATGCAACTGTCAGAGCTATTAGAATTCCATGAGCACGCCACATAGCAGGATATGTCACACGACATGTTATTCAAGATTGCATCTCACTTTCAGCCTGCTTACAACCAGGTTAGACATAGTTGATAGGTATGACTTTTACAAGATCGTTAAAACAACTGACACGATTCTCAGGTATGGTATGATTCATGTTTCTCTTCCATGAGGTCTATCTATCTATGGTTTGGGGGGTTGTTTTTAACAAGCCTAAGTTGTCGATAATGGAAGATTTGTCAGTTTACGAACATTATATATACAACATAAATTTATCTTGATTAAATAGGATCATAAATGTAACCTACCTGTTGGTATATTGGTAACAATAGGACTTGGTTTTGTGATCAATGAAGTTGGGTGAGCATTAGAATCACCAGCTGTGAATAAAGTGATTTAGAAATACCGGTGGTTAAGGAATCATCGGTACAAACCCAGGGGATATTCCAAGCATGGCAATAATACGATAAACCAGGCTATATTAAATTATATTGCGAGTGGAGTGCTCATGCCAATACATTCTTGCCAAACCCCACCAAGCAATTGAATGCATGAATCCAATACACACACAATTCCattggaagtgattttgagaaaaaaaacctgtgtatcattttaattccttcagttagatttacctggtcaatatggtaagttgtacgtgcagaTGGGTGGGTtgaactgtattaggtatgacgattatcatttcagggacttcgtggggttcattttaaattttggacttgggtggtttttttaatcatatacaaagacaataatgttggaatgatattaccactagtaagataatacaaaatatgttgatgtatattatgattcatccagtcgtagaaacagaggtgaattataaataaaatactggaattacttacgaattttgcgaattttcatccaatctcattggacttcatctggcaactgcaaatatgctccggtattgatcgtagtcggagactggtcacgtgtcaatcggcaaggaatattgacaaTCGATGAATCCCAGGCGTGCGACAGTTGGAATCGCAGGCCCCCTCGTTTGTTGAGGGATGGCTTCTCCACTCGTTCCCAAATCGCTTCACGAACTCCCCGCTCAAACCACCTCTCTTCACGATCTAGAATGATAACATCCTCCGTATCGATTTGATGTCCGGAAGTTTTGGCATGAGCGTATATAGCAGAATCCGGTTGCCAGTCAGTAGAACTAGGCCGTCTATGTTGACCAAGACGAGCTTTAAGGGATTGCTTTGTTTCTCCTACATACGCTTCTGTGCAGTCCGAATCCCCACACTTATAACCGTAGACAAGGTTAGACTGTTTGTCTCTGGGGGGCTTATCTTTAACATGCACTAGTTTTCCGCGCAATTTATTTACCGGCTTAAACGCGGTTGTGATGCCGAAGAGTTTATAGATGTTCTTTACTCTTTCAGAGACACCAGCACAATAGGGGATAGTTATCAGTGTTTTGCGAGTGGCTTGTTCAGAGTCTTCATTGGGGGTTAATGGGGCTTTTTGGCGTCAATTTTTCTTTTGGCCTGCTCAAAGGCCCAGTCCGGGTAACCGCACTTCCTTAAAGCTCCATCAATGTGATCTTTCTCATACGGAATGTTGATTTCTTCGCTTATGATTGTTTCTTCGCGATAGTGGAGAGTGCGTATGACCCCAAGTTTGTGGACGAGTGGGTGGTGCGACCCAAACTGCAGGTAATGATCTGTGTGGGTCGGCTTACGGTAAACTACTGTTGTGAGCTTCCGTTCGTTGTTAATTTGGACATGGCAATGAAGGAATGCAAGTTTGTTGTCCGTGCACTTCTCTTGAGTGAATTTAATATTGTCACTAATACTGTTGATATGTGTGAAGAAATTGTCCTGTTCGTGTCTGTTGATAATCACAAAGGTGTCATCTACGTAGCGTAGCCAAAGTCGTGGAGGTACACCTTGGTATGTCTCTAGTGCATGCTGTTCAAACCATTCCATAACCAAGTTGGCAATAATTGGAGAAATGGGATTTCCCATGGAACAACCATATAATTGTCTATAAAACTGGCCATTGTTGGAGAAATAGGTTGTATCAAGACACAACTGTTCCGCTTCAATAATATGGTCGATAGTCCAAGTTGTCCTATTTGCCAAGTTGCTGTCTTCCTCTAAACACTGTCTTGTGATCTTAATCGCTTCCGTAGGGGGTATACAGGTGAATAGTGCTGTGACGTCATAAGAGGTAATTATCTCATCATCACCAAGTTCAATGTCTTTAATTGTGTCCACAAAGTCCTGCGTGTTGGTAATGTGATGGGGTGATTTACCAACAATGGGGGACAGAATTTTAGTCAAGTGTTTGGCGAGATTGTATGTCACAGAACCAATGCAACTGACTATAGGCCGAAGGGGGATTGGTTCTGGTTtgtgaatttttggcaagccatagTAAGCAGGAACACTTGGCTCGGTAGGAGGGATGAGATTGTATTTTTCCTTGTCAATAATCGCTCCGTCAGTTTCTAACTTGTTGACAAATTGACAAACCTTCTTTCTATAACCACTTCTAGGATTATAACCGATCCGTTTATAGGTGTTGTTGTCACTTAATAGTTCACTGCACTTACTTCTATAGTCTGTTTCATTAAGTACGCACACACATTTTCCTTTATCAGCAGGGACAATGATAATACTTTTATCCTTTTCCAGATCGTTTAACGCTGCACGTTCCTCTTTGGTTAGATTTGAGGGAGGTTGTTTGCTGTTGCGTAACGTAGAACTAATCCTTTGTCTAAGTTCTTCAGATTTCCCTGGATCTAAATGGGCTTGTTTAATTGCTGATTCTGTAGCTGTTACAATGTCAGCGATTGGGATTTTGTTACTGGTCACTGCATACCCAAGACCTTTACACAACAAGGATGTTTCGTTGTCAGTCAATTGACGATTAGAGAAATTTCTGACCCATTTTTCTTGATTTCCCGTATCGCGTGTACTGGTATTAGCACGCCAGTTTCTGTCCAAATCCGACCTTGATCTCTGTGTTTTATCCTTGAGAATATTAAATTTGTTTGTCTGACGTTGTTTAGTGATCAAATGTTGGGATGTTTGGGCACGGTTAACAAATTCTTCAACTTGATTGAAAACTTCCGGGGGTAGAGCGGTCCGTAGTTTGTTGGATAGTTCGTTAAATTTATTAGTGAGCACCGAGATAGTAAAGTTCACGTGTCTTACTCTTTCATTTAGAAGTTTCCTTTCTGCGATCCTTAGGATGTTCTCTGCGCGATGTCCTTTTACGTTGCTCTTGAGTTTAACGCTAACTGGTGTAAATCCGTTATGTAAGCATCTCACATTAAAACGCAAATGGTTCCTCCAATTACCAATTTTCCTTGCCGTTTTCTCCAAATCTCTGCATAATTTTAGGCTATCCGGCCCGAAATTGTCTCTTAAATGTTGATGTATATTATGATTCATCCAGTCGTAGAAACagaggtgaattataaataaaatactggaataacttacgaattttgcgaattttcatccaatctcttTGGACATCAAATCGATACGGAGGATGTTATCATTCTAGATCGTGAAGAGAGGTGGTTTGAGCGAGGAGTTCGTGAAGCGATTTGGGAACGAGTGGAGAAGCCATCCCTCAACAAACGAGGGGGCCTGAGATTCCAACTGTCGCACGCCTGGGATTCATCGAttgtcaatattccttgccgattgacacgtgaccagtctccgactacgatcaataccggagcatctttgcagttgccagatgaagtccaatgagattggatgaaaattcgcaaaattcgtaagttattccagtataatacaaaataaagcacacagttatgtataatgttgataagcattctgctaTGTAATATAAACcgcacactttccttgattaaacccattttgtttttcaaaagtcactctccagcaatgaagatgttacaagtggacttttatacatactggatttcaatcaatgtgttacaagactcaggtcatggacttgggttgattctttcatacatgctatttttcacatgctcaacagacacagaggatgaatttgagttgttctttcaaacatatgacaggcctatgtatagcaacactttcccatgcttaactcaatttggccaaagtatggacttgggtggcttttgtattcatatattcaattttaccGTCCCACCAGAGCTCATAATTTTGCACAGCCCTAtgcattattataattatattcttaaaATGATACATTTTAGTTACGTTGCATGAACCGCGTGACATCAGTATGGATCAtattaataattagactttcctatgtatacttttttatgttcaatatccttgaatgtcttttatatattgatatataGTAATCGCACCTCTCTAATacacacaaaattacatgagGTCTATCTATCTATGGTTTGGGTATTTTGTTTTCAACAAGCCCAAGTTGTCGATAATTAaagatttgtcatttttttacgAACATTACATATAACACTTAAAATTATTTACATTGTTCTgaaacaaatccagtaaaataggtgatgttgacatacctcaatgacgtttcgtgctgtatcattgcactttctcaaattgaatgaccagctttgaccttagacgtctgttgcttcctgttggtagctgacgtagggggcgctgttagtagctgatcatagtgtgcggaaggaagtagtttccacaatccctgttgagagtgttagcctgccccctctttcgtatccaaattgattcctttatatgccttctttttctgttggtttcattgaggtatgtcaacatcacctattttactggatttgttttagaacaatgtaaataattttcaatggacaatcctgaGGAATCTATTTGCGGATTACATATAACACATAAATTTATCTTGATTAAATAGGATCATAAATGTAACCTACCTGTTGGTATATTGGTAATTACAGGACTTGGTTTTGTGATCAATGAAGTTGGGTGAGCATTAGAATCACCAACTGTGAATAAAGTGTTTTAGAAATACCGGTGGTTAAGGAATCATCGGTACAAACCCAAGAGATATTCCAAGCATGGCAATAATACGATAAACCAGTAGGGGGCCTATATTAAATTATATTGCGAGTGGAGTGCTCATACCAATAAATTCTTGCCAAACCCCACCAAGCAATAAtagaatacatgaatccaaaacacacacacacgtccatgggaagtgattttgagaaaaaaacctgtgtatcattttaattccttcagttagatttacctggtcaatatggtaagttgtacgtgcagatggatgggttaaactgtattaggtatgacgattagcatttcagggacttcgtggggttcattttaaattctggacttgggtggttttttgaatcatatacaaagagaataatgttggaatgatattaccactagtaagataataccaaaaaaagcacacagttatgtataatgttgataagcattctgccatgtaatataaaccacacactttccttgattaaacccattttgtttcaatagtcactctccagcaatgaagatgttacaagtggacttttatacatactggatttcaatcaatgtgttacaagactcaggtcatggacttgggttgagtctttcatacatgctatttttcacatgctcaatagacacagaggatgaatttgagttgttctttcaaacatatgacaggcctatgtatagcaacactttcccatgcttaactcaatttggccaaagtatggacttgggtggcttttgtattcatatattcaattttaccGTCCCACCAGAGCTCATAATTTTGCACAGCCCCTAtgcattattataattatattcttaaaATGATACATTTTAGTTACGTTGCATGAACCGCGTGACATCAGTATGGATCAtattaataattagactttcctatgtatactttttatgttcaatatccttgaatgtcttttatatattgatatacagtaagccaaaacattaaggtaccagttgtgttcaccccagtatatcctaaataaagacaaatatgtcaaaattaaaacaagcagctaatacctgaactctttagctctgatccaagactttatttgttgtcattggcttagaattaaagaaacggtgatctaaaacctaagacgaaatcaaaagttacacttttgtgttctaatcaatgaaagcatgtcgctagttttaacgtgctaatcaatggaagcacggggctagttcccttgttcgtgaacgctttgtgtacaaatcaatagcgcatgcaatggaagaaactgcaacttttaaataggCACCTTCCTTGGTGTTTTGGATtgctgtgtctttatttcttgaacaatttcaacgaatgaggtcttaaattcgagctaacagatgccgctattggctgctggttccaataattatgacatatctgtctttgtttaggataaaaagggggtaaacataactggtaccttaatttttggcttactgtatagtaaTCGCACCTCTCTAATACACACAAAAGTACATTTCTCACCGCAATATTCACGTCGATTTAAAAGTTGGTCGAGTTCAGCCTTGTTCCAGTTATGCTGCATAGTAAATGGACCCGGATCATCTACAAACCACAGGTCACCATTTTTATACCCATCTTTCTTTGTACACATTTGGTCAAAATCAGGTGTAACAACGCGATGACAAAAACATATCTCGTTGTACGGAAGAGACCATCTCAAAGTACCACCCTTGCTGGATCTGGTCTTCTTCTCAGAATGCAGAAATGGCTGTGCACTACAACTAAATGACCTGGTTTgaaaatgacacacacacaaggaAAATGTTAGGCCTGTATTgcgctattcaagttgaaatccatacctctcctgtggaagatattgcctTTAAAGGGATCAGCCAGTCATGTTATGATTTGCCCTATTATCATTGTTTATGAATTAATAAACATAACTGGTTCGTTTAAAGTACAGAAAACCGCTCCACCAAGCGACAAAGAAAACTTTTGACGTGGCCAGGGGTCAAAGTATATGTTTCAGGTCAAGATAATACAGATCATGACGCACTACAGTGCTCTTCAAATTCACAGTGAATCTAAAAGTCCAAGAATTCTTATTTTAATAATCGTTTTATTCTAAGCCAAAGGGAAACCTTTGTTGCTAGTGATTGAAATTTTTACTACATTCAACACCATGCCTGTTTTAAAATTCACTTCATGTTTCTAAcgcatttgagaaataatgttgatatgtaaaatgggaataagtagTTCCTGAtctcttttatcatgttttatgACTTGATGAACTTAATGACATTTAGTGCTCCACAAAACGAAtgggttaaaatgcttctattttcaatgttgagctatattttgccttttaaataGCAACAATGTTTTTCAGAAATTAATGGTGATTGAATGGGTTCTGTTGCAACTAGTGCTGGCTTAACCCCTTACTGTTCATATTTTAACTGGCCTACAAGTATAGAAACCaaattgatttcatcatcacccaACTAGACAACCTGAAAACCTTTACAAACTTACAGACCATTTTATTGTTTGGATTATCCATTATGTACTCCTCCATGCAGTGTGTAAAAAAGCCCGTCCGCATGTCCAACAGCGACTTTGTTTTCGGCTGTGCTAAAATCGACAAAATAAGTAATTTCTGATCTTCCGTTTGGCCTTTTAAAGCCACAATTGCAAATTTTCTCGCGCGCACATTCCGGTAAAGTCAATTTGGTAGTTGAATGATTTGCAAATTTGGGtatatccttcgtgtaagagaataccacgATAATcttgaccctaaccctaactctaatacTATTAGTATTTCGGGTCTCTAATGATAAACCCAAATTTGCATGATTTTGAGTTTATTGATGTTTTAGTAATCCTACTCCTATTACCAAGTTGTAACGTGTCTCCGATGTTTTCCTCGTCATACGATTTATCCATCCCTTCGTCTTCATGGGCTGATGTATGGACACACCCTTGTATTTTCTTCTTGATGCTGTATATCTTCTTAGCTTCAGTGTGACCTGTGCCAACATTACTTTTACTATTTTGAGAGATATTTCCAAAGAAAGACTAAGATCATGGGCTTGAGACAGAAGTACGAAAATTATGCTTACCTTTTATGATGATCATAATAAGATAAATCAGAATGTACGTTTTAAATTCCATCACGATATCTTTAGTCTTCGACTccgcgaaataaaatgacaattttcaaCCTCCGcaatttaaaaatgaataaatatattgAGGTAATTATCTAATTTACTCTGAATGCAATGAGCCAAATCAACCAATAGTTGCTAATTGCAAAATACGTTTATGATGATGAACACCCATCTTGAAGATTACTGTATTTGCTCTGGTTTCCATGGTATCTCTCATGCTTGAATGGCTTTTAATTAAGCGAAGACGAATTAAAACTAAATTGCCAGtggttgtgaatactctcaatcatatGGGAATCGTAAACGAGATTCTCCAACATACCTTaaagcaaccaacgttgcggccagtaccactgaccttcagctgggttgtgatgttaaacaccttgactCACAATGACACCACCGTTTGACGTCATTTGGCGAGGTAGAGTTGTGATGGTTCTGTCCTAGGCGTGTGGATAGGAGAGATTGTTTTTGAGTCCTCCACTACGGTTGTAGTTCCCCATAATAGGCAGCTATGGTAATTAAACAGATATGGTATTCACAACAAGATACATGCATGGATCAGTAGCTTTCTCAAGCATCGTGTCCAGAGGGTCGTAGTCGGTGGTGAACACTCGATATGGACCAACGTTGCTTCGGGCGTCCCTCAGGGCACGGTGCTTGTACCGCTACTGTTCCTTGCATACATAAATGATCTCCCAGACAACATAAATTCCCCAGTCCGTCTATTTGCTGACGACTGTGTGTTATAATCGAGATATACAAAATCAATTTGATGCAGATGCACTGCAACAAGACCTGAACACACTCATAAAATGGGAAAATGATTGGCAAATGTATTTCAACCCGGAGAATTGTTTTATCATGAGACTCATACATAAAAGATCTATGTTCCATTTTGACTACACACTGGGGAATTCTATCTTGCAGACAACAAATAGCCACTCATATCCCGGCGTAACAATGACTGATAAACTCACCTGGAATAAacatatcgataatgtaacagcATCTGCAAATCGCATCGTTGGCTTTATACGTAGAAATTTATATTCATGCCCCCAACATGTGAAAGAGTCAGCCTACAAGACACTGGTTCGACCTTTGGAAGAATATTCATCTTCTACATGGGATCCGTATACATAGGTTCTTAACAACAAGCTTGAAATGGTTCAAAGGAGAGCGGCCCGTTTTGTAAATGGGTATTACACGTCTAAATCACAGAGTTTGCATGACAGAGTTACTTCGACAGCTAGACTGGGAGTCACTGCAGTCCAGAAGGAAGTGTAGAAGACTGACCATACTTCAAAAAGCCATCACTGGTCACCTATCCCTACCTGTCGGAAAACTCCTTCAGTCCGCCCCATGTGCGTCGCGGCATACAAATTCACAAGCTTTTACAACATTAACAGCCACAAAAGAGTGTTACAAGAACTCCGAGAACAAGTATAGACTCGAACTCCATACCAGAATCAATAGCCAGTATTCAAGAACCATAGCAAGCCATAGCAAGCCACATCTACAAGCAAGACTAACTAACCAAAACATCAGGCGCACACTATTCTTGATCGTGTGATTTCCGCAGGGAACTTTGGCCAGTATCTcgtcaaagtcaaagtcaaaaaggttgagggacggttgttctGCTCTAAACCCAAATGGCTTCTTTAACTCCTCGTTCGTACCACCGTGATTCGCGGTCGAGGACTTTGACGTCCTCAACGTCCACTTCGTGTTTGCTGGCTTGTAGATGCGTGTAAACCGCAGATTCCGCGGGACCCGAACTAGAGCGTGGATGTTGTTGTAACATTTTCCTGGGTGTATGGGATGTTTCTCCTATGTAAGTGTCCGTACAGTTAAAACTACGCTGTATACCGTATACAAGTCCACTCTGCCTGCCTTTGAGTTGCTAGTCCTTGGAGTGGACTAAACCTGGCGGATGGTGTTGACTGGTTTAAAGTGGGTTGGGATGTTGTATTCCCTGAAAATACGCTTAAGTTTTTCTGATAAGCTACCGTGGTAGGGAATCGTAGCACTTGCAGTACTACCAGATTTATTACTGCAGTGTTTAGCGAGTTCTTAATATTGTCTTTACCAAGTTCGGGGTTTTTATCAATTGCCCAGTTTTTGGAACCACAATGGTGGAGAGCTTTACGCAGGTGATCTTGTTCCGCTTTCTTTTCGGATTCCTTGGTGACAATAGTATCCGCTCTATGAAATGAAGTTTTACCACACCGAGTTTTTGAATAAAAGGATGGTTTGAATCGAACTGCAAAATACTGGTCAGTATGGGTCTGTTTTCGATAAACAGATACTGACAAGGAAAGGTCTTCCTCTACGCGGACGAGACAATCAGGAAAGGCGAGCTTGTTGTCTGATAAGCCTTCTTGGGTGAACTTAATATTGGGGGCTACTTGATTTATGTGGTTGAAAATCCGATCTTGTTCACTGGCTTTGATTAACACCCAGGTATCATTCACATAACGATACCACTTGGATGGACCGAACGTCGACAAAGATATGCGTTCAAAGTTATCCATATAAAGGTTGGAAATGATAAGAGAAATTGGGAAACCCATACTGCAACTATGCGATTGTTTGTAGAATTGACCGCCATAGCTAAACTAAGTGTTATCCAAGCGTatttggagcaaatcacacaacaGATCGGGAGACAAGTCGGTACGTTCATGCAAGCTTGAATCTTGTCTCAACACTTTCGGGTATCTCTTTGACCGCATCAACTGGAGGAATACTGGTAAGGAGCGCGGGTTCCAAAATTAAATCGTGAATCCTTTGTGCAAATTTGTTGGAATTCAGAATAATGATGCTCTGATTGACCGACTAATGGCCCTAGGATCCTGGCTAAATACTTTGCGATGTTATAATAGTATCGATGCTAATCACGATGGGCCGTAAAGGACATTGGCTTTATGCACCTTAGGAAGACCATAGAACTGTAGAATGTCGGGATGGTTTCCGCTGTGGGGTTTAATTGAGGTTTAAGCTTCACATCAATTGCACCGTCCTCATTTAATTCTTTAAGTTTCGCAGTAACAACTTTACTCTTACAAGGGCCAGTATGGCTTCTCTTTAGAGGAGTATATATAGATCTTTGTATCCTCTAAGAGAGTCTTTATTTATGATAGAAGCTAAACGTTAACTTAAGGGAATAACACCCATTTATGGTCACATTTCATTGTCATTGCAGGTAAAAAAGCAGACTTTTTTCTTTCACATACTTTTATTCCACAAAAATCGCACTTACGGTTCCTAAGAAACTGCCATTTGAAGTGAAGCATCTTGCGCGATCAAatgtattattaatgtattttattgtttttaagcagtgatatttattatgtattttattgtttttcaagtggcGATATATAACATTTCTGTAGTTAAAATTCTGTATCTCATAGAGCAAataagctattattattattattaatttgcatacaaaattaaaaaggtgtttctagatgtttctagaatttttctcatttttgcatttttgagcCTTCGAAATAGAACCGGGAAGCCATTTTACGACGGATTTGAATAAACTTTTCACAGAatagtgttttattattttttggactttttttttcaaaaaattaagcattttataaaaaatctGCTCTAATACCTTTTTTTGCTGCTTTTTAACTTTCATTTTAAAAAATTACATCTCTAGCATTTACGGTTGCGTTCCGGTTCTATTTTGAAACCTGacacctaaaatccaagatggccgccaattaaatatgtacatgagatttttttttttttttttttttgcattttctaatttttttggtctcaagtgtcatttacaccaAGTATGAAGTTCCTAGCatgtttagtttaaaaaaaatattgtttggtgCACTTCTTCCCTTAAATCAcattattagagagattgcgatgttccaaacgcagcacgtggaacgtacgttttcacgtacgttttacgtacgttaatacggtattaaatattgctagtctcggttccaaactggattgtgctcattcgtcacgaagaagaacaagtcagctggaaaaaaagactataatatttgatctaatctaggtcgatagagggcatagtgattgaaaaaataacagtaagctgagtctctgcctaattcaaacaggccgcttttgattttgactaaaattttgacctacatgctgattaaacttaattgttttttgtgccaaaaatggaccattgatcttgaagcatcATGTTGAATTGTTTTCGatttcttcatttattttcaaactgattatggcAGGATGGAGATAGGTGtaaccaagtaatgtgtgcacttgCTCAATTTGTAAAATGTAAAAGACTCCAGTGACATTCttgatataaaaacatagttcACCCCACATGGCAAACACAGTCTTGGCATtcaaaaataaatgcaaaattgtttcaagcaattcattacaaaagtaaCAGTTGGGTAACTCTGCCC includes the following:
- the LOC140167394 gene encoding uncharacterized protein, translated to MNHNIHQHLRDNFGPDSLKLCRDLEKTARKIGNWRNHLRFNVRCLHNGFTPVSVKLKSNVKGHRAENILRIAERKLLNERVRHVNFTISVLTNKFNELSNKLRTALPPEVFNQVEEFVNRAQTSQHLITKQRQTNKFNILKDKTQRSRSDLDRNWRANTSTRDTGNQEKWVRNFSNRQLTDNETSLLCKGLGYAVTSNKIPIADIVTATESAIKQAHLDPGKSEELRQRISSTLRNSKQPPSNLTKEERAALNDLEKDKSIIIVPADKGKCVCVLNETDYRSKCSELLSDNNTYKRIGYNPRSGYRKKVCQFVNKLETDGAIIDKEKYNLIPPTEPSVPAYYGLPKIHKPEPIPLRPIVSCIGSVTYNLAKHLTKILSPIVGKSPHHITNTQDFVDTIKDIELGDDEIITSYDVTALFTCIPPTEAIKITRQCLEEDSNLANRTTWTIDHIIEAEQLCLDTTYFSNNGQFYRQLYGCSMGNPISPIIANLVMEWFEQHALETYQGVPPRLWLRYVDDTFVIINRHEQDNFFTHINSISDNIKFTQEKCTDNKLAFLHCHVQINNERKLTTVVYRKPTHTDHYLQFGSHHPLVHKLGVIRTLHYREETIISEEINIPYEKDHIDGALRKCGYPDWAFEQAKRKIDAKKPH